Part of the Anopheles coluzzii chromosome 3, AcolN3, whole genome shotgun sequence genome is shown below.
TCGATTGGATTCAATTCGCAagaggggtgtgtgtgtaattattgttttatttttttctcccccaccAGGAGAAGCACAATTTTCATGAATCTGATAAAGGAGATTTTGCTGAAAGATTTTACCACAAACGATGAGCATTGCGATCGGAAGCTGTTGAGCATCAAGAAGGATCGGAAGAAGGTACGATACACCCCGTTTGGAAGGTTGGACTTTGTGGATATaatattagttttatttgatttttatagaAGGATAAAAACCAGCTTCACGAACGCGCCTGCAACCCCGTCAATCAGCAGTTTCTTCCCCAAAGTTGCGCCCTCCGACAGATCCTAGACGTGCAGTTGTTAGTGAAGGTATACCACAAATGCCTAATATAATGCCCAATATCTTGTTGCAACTGCTCCTACTAATTCCGCATTATTTTGCACCTGGGTTCTCTCTCTTGCAGTCAAGCATTTCTACGATCGATCCATCGAAGCTGAACAAATCGCGATCCGATCCGTACCGCTATATAGACGAAATGTACGAAAAGTATCTCACCTACCAGGAGGACGCACTGTACGATGGGCGCGGCAGCAGTCGCACCACCTGGCCGAACGGTTCCTTCTGTGCCGAGTACCTGTCCGAGGAGGAACAGTATCAGCTCGGTGCGACGGCCCTAGACTGCTCGATAATGATCACGTTCCGGCGGCTGTCCGGTGCCGAGGAGAGCAGGTAATACAGGCCTTTATACGAGTACGCGCTGTGTGAGCAAACAGAAACACGCGAACAAAGGGAGTCCGTCCCTGGCGAGGATGTAGAGGCCTTTAAAAAGGAGCTTTTCTTCTTACGTCGTACCGTCGGTCGAAATTTGGTGAATGGGAAGCGCGCTGCGGCTGCCAGGACTAGGTTTGCACATGCGGGTCTGTCTGGAGGGACTATAGCTACCTGTGACATCGAAGCAGGGGCAGAAGAAAAGGATGAGattacttgtaccatgcaccaAACGGCACAAGGCGGGTGAAGGAGAAAATGAGACTCCACATTAGCACACAGTTGCAATCCATCCCGTTCGGGTCGGATGGATAAAAAAAGtttctcttttcccttttttggtcCACCACTGCGCACTGGCAACCTTTGCTCCATGGTCTGTCTGAAGGTCCTGGTAGACAATTTAGGGATTTGAAAAATTATCCCGTCGCTTTGCTCTTTATTGTGTCTGGCTTTGTGTTGGAATATGGGATTTTTAGGGATGTGTTGAACCTGAATACATTCCTGAGATATTTCTTCGCCCTATTCTATCGCCACTtgtcttttgtgtgtgcgtgtgtgtgtctatcaTAAACTCTTTGCAAAGAGAGCGAGAACCTTCATCCTTTATAGCTGTGCCACCGGATAAAGGTGATCaactttttattttccactgACCTGAGCTCTCAGTACGTTGTTGGTGTGGTCTTTGCGTTGTATGGATTCGCTGGATAAATTAGGATTGCTTAGGTTTCTCACTGTATGAATTTTTTAAAGCTCGCAGCACGGTATTTTGAGACCTTTTGCTCAGCGGGCTCAGGGGTTTTATGTTTCATGGGAAGTTTGATTTCCGTTTTGCGCTACTGAACCTTAACCTGATTTAtgttaaatttgttttgaaatttaatattgtttaTACAACGGATCGACTTGAAGAAATAGGAAATACTTGCCAAATATACAGCTAAAACATTACCATTCTAAGCTTCATTTATGTTTAACGTTTACAAATCCACATCTTCCCGTTATAATAATACGaattttattcattcttttCAGCCTAACTGACGCAGCACGGTATCACATCGTCTCGATCGATGGTATGAAGTTTATCGTCAACGTGACGATCACCGATCTCGATCCCAAATCGCACAAACACTACGCCAAGTATGTGGAACAGCTAGCATCGTCTGCGGTAGCGTACCGAGACTTTATCAGCAAATTGCGGCGTTAGATAAGTAATCTAATCGTCtatttatatgtgtgtgttgtattgtgTCTCTTGTATCCTAATGAAGTCCCTCCAGAGTTAtctgtgcgtctgtgtgtgtgtgtgactttaAGAAGATTTACAATATGATGCCTATAGAGGAATGGGTAGCCAAACTAACAgcagcacaagcacacaagaACACAATATGGTGAACCTCAAGACAAAAAGCAATAATACTTTTTTGCCCAATACCCTACGTACTAAGCTAACCCGGGAGTGGAACCACTTTCCTGAAGAATTTGCTCTTTATAGCAgtgtgggcgtgtgtgtgtgtgtctgaagGAAATAATtgcatatttaaatattaaaagtAGCTAACtaatacgcaaaaaaaacgcaagtGATCATCACATAATAGGGGAAAAGAAAGCTAAATGCACCAATGTAAAGCAGAAAGGAATAGtagaaaacaatgaaatacAAAACCAAGTACAGGAAAAAATAAGATGGTTGAAAAGCTAGCAAGTAAGTGTGTAATTAAATTCTAATAATAATGTAATTTGTTCACTAAAACAAGAGGCGCTGCTGACAGTGGACCGACAATTTAACAGCAAAGAACGCAAACACAGGCGGACACAGAAGATGACGACTGAACAAAGGAAACTAAGCTGCTTTTAATAAGTTTACTTAAATGATGTTTTGCCTTTAAATTACGCACGTGTCAAAGCATGCAAATGTAATCGAACATCATATGTCAGCGGGCATCATCACATACATGTGCAACATCATATAGGTTTACTCAGCGTGCTCTATTTATtacactttatttattttagcatTGTAGCCGGGAAACATAAACAGGGTGAAATGACACACAAAAGGGGTGAAAGGATGACACCAAATAATTTATGTGtatactttatttttaaaaagaagATTGTACTAGGTTATAGCAACATCATCAAAAAGCATGTTTTGAGAATAATTTAATCCATTTCATGATGGCGCAGAGCTCTTTACTGGCAGAGGAAGTGAACAAACATAAACCCACACCACACAATCAAGAACGCTCTTGGTGTATGCAGTATTTATTGCTAggttttcgttatttttcgtattttttttctacaaagGGCTAAAATTACTAATATTAAAACCCACTTTTCGAATCACTTTTCGCGTTTCGCGTTAGCCAGACTATATAACCTGGTAGGATGGTAGattcttttttctcatttcttGAACCAGTAGCAGTAGAATGGCATTTGTTTTCTCCGTTTTCGACGAAAGAGATGTGTAGCTAAATTGTTCTCCAAATATTTAAGTAGAGACTTTTTGAAAGACTTCTAAGGAAAGATTGTGActgtgtagttttttttaacgtcGTGTGACGCACCACTATAAGACAACCTTTTTATCTGTcgatacacacaaaaaaaacacacacacactgtattCAGTACGTACTGGTTAGTGCTGTAGAAAGGGAAGGATATGCGTGTGGTGAACACACTGTTCTTCTTATCTGTTTTTATATACATAGGAGCTATTTTTCACACGTTGCATTACTCTACTACACCAAACGGTGGATGTGTTatggaaaaaaataagaataaatTTGCTGAAAATCTTTATTAATTACTTAAAATCCTTTTTCCAGGATGCATTGCACTCGAGCGTCTGTCCGAAAATGGTGTGCCTTTAGTTAGAAGttcagtttaaaaaagaaatatcgTTACACCCAGAACACGATGACCAACCGCGAATGATGGCAAAGCAATTATCTGACTTCCGATGTGCGCGCATTGTGGTGGAATGTGGCGgcgacgcacacacaaaaaaggatggGGCAAACAAACCACCCATGTGGCTGGCAATCGATTACTTGCTGCGCCCTTTCGGTAGTTTAACCTTTTGGAGCTTCTAGCCACCACCGCCCCCGGGAGACACTGACACGAAGAAGAAACCGGGTGGACATTGTGAGGGAAGGATATCCTTTTGCGTGACGATAAATTCCTTTCGCCTCTTCTAGTCGTTGCTTTGGGGGAGGTGGAAGAAATGGGACACACCCAACGGTTTTAGTGCTAGCACCACCCGGAATGTGGTGGGCTAGGCTGTcggagtgtgtctgtgtctgtgtacaAGGATAAATTGTTAGTCCTGGTGTGCGAACGATGACACCAGCAACAAGTCATTAGGGAGAATCTTTACCCGTTTCCCCTTGCTTCCTCCATATACCGCCCCAAAAGGAGTGGAGTGAATCGATGGCTGTAACCCCCGCCGAAGAGTGTCGGTAATGAACCGAGTCCGTTTAGTCGTTGTTGCGCTTTCGGACGGTGTACACACTACGGCCAAACAATGGGTAACAAAGTGGTCACCTTCACCGACCAGCAGCTGGAGGACTATCAGGACTGTACGTTCTTCACGCGCAAGGAGATACTGCGCGTGCATCAGCGGTTCCACGAGGCCAGCCCGGACCTGGTACCGGTCATAATGACCGAGGGACAAGCGTCCACCATACAGGTGCCGCGGGAACGCATCGAACGGTTGCCCGAGCTGGTGGAAAACCCGTTCAAGGGCCGCATGTGTGAAGCGTTTTCGCGCGACGGCGACGGTAACCTGACGTTCGAGGACTTTCTCGACCTGCTGTCCGTGTTTAGTGAGCAGGCGCCGCGTGACATTAAGGTGTACTACGCGTTCAAAATTTACGGTAACGACGGTGGCACAGTTTTGTGCGACAGTTCGGGATGGCAAGTTTATAACGctgttgtttaattgtttcgcTCCCAAACCAGATTACGATCGTGACGGGTTTATAGGGCAGTCGGATCTGCTGAACGTGATCACTGCGCTCACGCGCAACGAGCTATCGCTGGAGGAGCACCAGCAGATAGCGGAAAAGGTTATCGAGGAGGCGGACGTGGATGGGGACGGGAAGCTGTCCTATCTGGAGTTCGAGCACGTGATAACGCGAGCGCCCGACTTTATATCGACGTTTCATATTCGTATCTAGAGTATTTTAGGTGTGTTAATTGTTTTATCATATATGAAAGAATTTATCACAGTTTTGCCGCTTGGAAGAgtattttaatataaataaatatgtgtGGCCTTCCTTCCTGAATAAAATGCAATCAGTAAAATAACGTTCTTTGCTATGCAACAAGAATCTAACTGGATATATGATTTCCGAAATGATCTCCAATTCAACGCGCTTCTACTCCCATGGACACGTGTTTGACACACCTGAATGTAAAGAAGGAGCATGTTCGCAGAGTACTTTTGCAAATCAAAACTAATTCCATTTCGTTGCTCTATTAATGGTCTCCTTGTGTAATGCAGAAGTATTAAAAATGCTATGATCTACACGGAAGAGTTAGGGAGATCTTCTCTATATTTTATATAACTTCGGaggtatttaaaaaaactgaatTCCCGGGTGTATCTGCACTCTACTGATTCTGAATGACAGATTCTGAATCATTACCGGAAGTAAAATGAATTTCAACAGTCCTGAGACTGATCCTGCACCCATACTGACCTTGACACCGATACCACATTCCTCTGGGTGCTTGAACTGAATTCtcaacccatactggtcctgatGCTAGTCCTGAAACCATACCGGCCCTGAAGCTGATCCTGGACCTTTTTTggacctggaactgatcctgtCCTTGCCAATCTCTAAACCGACCTTAtacgtcacacgaggcgtaaatTTTGGTTTAAACTGGATTTCAGCCATAAAATCCTATAGTTTTTTGACAGGAATTTTACGCTCACCCATACAAAATCAAGCGTacactttttgagtttacgcttcgtgtgacgttgGTAATAAGCGAGCTGTAAGCATTGTCCTGTCTGTTGTCTTGATTGGTATTCGTTCGCAAGACAACAGAGACATTTTTAAGCAGGAAACATTGAGTGAAGCAGAATTTAGTAACTGTTGGGTTAAATGTACAATTTTAAAACCTACCATCTCTACCATGTGCGCGAAATGTGCAATTTGCGTCGGACTGAAGCAAATAGAaggagagagtgtgtgtgagtgagaaaATAGAACAAGAGAAATGCGGTCTCATCTGCAAAGTACAAGCAAGAGTACGTTCACCGAGTACGCCCGTTGAAAAATTAACGACATGAAAAGCATTTTCGTGAAATCGAATTCAAACTGGACGTTAAAACGAAATATTTCAACCAAGCTTAACgggatatttttaatttgtttagcGAGCTTtcttaattgattgatttttttatatggcctatgtttgcagttgtttagaataatttttatttagcACTTAGAATTTTTTtctggaattaaaaaaatcaatttctatAGTAAATAAGGCCTTCAATCTATGGGGCAGGGGCGTTTctcataaaacaaaataagatagaatttattgtttaacaatagaaatattgttttcactacTTTAAAAAGAAACCTACACAATTTATGATTTCTCCATTTATCAAAAATTCTCTTCATTGAAATCGGAATTGTCATCATTTCGTTGGCTCACATTCAATACACGACTGAAGAGTTGATGATTTGCCTATGTATG
Proteins encoded:
- the LOC120960222 gene encoding calcium and integrin-binding family member 2; protein product: MGNKVVTFTDQQLEDYQDCTFFTRKEILRVHQRFHEASPDLVPVIMTEGQASTIQVPRERIERLPELVENPFKGRMCEAFSRDGDGNLTFEDFLDLLSVFSEQAPRDIKVYYAFKIYDYDRDGFIGQSDLLNVITALTRNELSLEEHQQIAEKVIEEADVDGDGKLSYLEFEHVITRAPDFISTFHIRI